ACCACTCCATCGACATCGCGCTGGGCCGTTTCGAAGACGTCGGCGGGCGGTTTCGCACCCTGGCCCTGTTCGATGACGACCGCGTGTGCCTGCTGCGGCGCGGGCATCCGGCTGCGCGCACGAAACTGACGCCGGCGAACTTCTGCAAACTGCGGTTCGTCACCACCACCGATATGTTCGGCAAGGACAACGAAGTGGACACGTGGCTGCACAAGGCTGGGTTCCAACGGCAATTCGATTTATACGTGTCCAGCATGAGCCATGTGCCGTTGATCCTGCTGCAGACCGACCTGGCCGTCACCATGCCCCGCAAACTGGCGATGTATATCGCCCAGTTCCACCCGCTGCATGTGCTTGAGTTGGGGTTCAAGCTGGCGAAGTCACACTACAACATGGTGTGGCATGCACGGTGGGATGATGTGCCTTCGCACAAGTGGATGCGGGGGGCGGTGGAACAACTGATGACGGGCAGCCGGATTCACACCTAAGTGCAAGCCAAAAACGCCAGGAATTGCCGTGGCTGCATAGGCCTCGATGACGGCGGCGCGCCGCCTATCGCAACGTGCCGCCGAGTTTTCCGCAGTCGATGGTGACGCCGTCGTCCAGCTTGTAGCTCTCGCCAGAGGCGACCGGAATGGACCATGCACCGAACCCCACGCGATGGCCCGTCTGGAAATTCGCCACAACGTCAGCGCCCGAACGTCGCGCTTCGTCCGCAGCCGCCTGAATCACTTTCGCCATGCCGCCGTACGACTCCTTCTTGCTTTCGAGATCGCCGATTTTTTTGGCCTTCACGTCAGCGGGCAGTGCCGAGGATAGGAAGCATACGGGACCCTGGTGGCTGCTCACCTCCGGCGCATCCGGGGCCCGCGTTGTTTTACCGGTCGTGCAGCCTGCCAGCAGGACGGCGATCGTAAATGCCGTCAACGTAGTTCTGTAGTACACGCGCTTGCTCTCATTGTTATTGAAAAAAAAGATTATATTTCAAAATATTTCATTTCGAGCTATCTCGCACGCGGCGTGTACCGCATCCCGACCGCCAGTTGCGTGTCCAATAGCTGCTTCAATATGAGCTTCTTATGAAGGACGCGCGCTTCGTCGTTCTCGTCCCGGCGGTGCTGTTGTCTTGCGACGCGGTGGCGAAAGCGGTCTTCGGCATGCCAGGAATCCCACTGGCCGATAACGATGGCCAGGCTTACCGGAAGGGGTAAGCGCGTCTTGGACGCGAGGCGCCGCGACTCGGCATCGGCTTCGTGCGCCAAATGCCAGCCGCTCCAGCGCTCCAGCGGGCGGCCTTGGATATGCCATGCCAGAAAGCCGTTTCGCATGTCCTCCTCCGACCAGGTCCGGCCGAGGTCGCCGTGCAGGATCATGCGATGTCCGACCTGGCGTTCGAACCTGCCGGTTTCCCGCCAGTCCAGCATGGTGTCGTCGATCAGATCGATGTACGTGCCGCCCGCGCGGAGCTGCTGGAAAAGCGCGTCGTAGAAATGTTCTTCCCGATCGGGATCGTTGGGGTCCACCTGCCATAGCTCGTAATGCGGTCGAGCCGTCTCGTAGGGCCCGGTCGTTTGCCAAATGCCCATCACCATGCGTATACACAGCACCTCGGCATACGGGCCTTCGAATCGCACGAGCTTGTCCACATCCGTGATGGTGGTCCTGGGCCGCTCCTCTTCCCGTATCCAGGCGATACGCACCGGCGGGGGCGTCGGCACGCCCCAATCCATAGGGCTGCTGTCCTCGTCCACCGTATCGTCGAATAGGCTTTCGGACGAACGCAAGGGGCCGCCAGTCGATGGGACGGCGGCCAGTCGGGCGGCGAATTCGGTTTGCGGGGCAAGGCCGGTATCGCGGTGCGCCACGTCGGCGGCATCGCGCTGTGGTCCGTGGACGGCGCCGCGATGCGCGCCGTCAGTGTCGTTTGGCGCGCCATCCGAAACGTTACGCGCGAATCGTGCATGGCTTGAGGCGGAGGTGAGCTGCATCCCTGGAACCTGTATTGGATTCGTCTCGCCAGCAATGGCGAAGAAGCGCTTTGGTAGACCGATCGCCTTGCCGGTTCCGCGGTTGCCGACGTTATCCCGCCCGCAACCCTCGTCCGCTCGGTCCCGTCCGCTCCGTCACCGCCCGCTGAACCCCACCTGATGATGGATCTCGCAGCGCCGTTATCCCGAGCCCGTTGCCCGGGCCGTATGCGTTCCCTCCGGCAGCAGCGCGGCCAGGGTCTCCAGCGTGTCGGCATCTTCCGGCGCCTTGTCCTGGCGCCAGCGCAGCATCCGGGGGAACCGCACGGCGATGCCGCTTTTGTGGCGGGTGCTGCGCGCGATTCCTTCGAATCCCAGCTCGAATACCTGCGTGGGCTCCAGGCTGCGTACGGGGCCGAACTTTTCGACGGTGGTTTTACGCACGATGGCGTCGACTTGCCGGATCTCCTGGTCGGTCAGCCCGGAATAGGCCTTGGCGAACGGCACCAGCCGGCGATCCGGCGTGCCCGGCGGCGCGTCCCAGACCGCGAAGGTGTAGTCGGTGTAGAGGCTGGCGCGGCGTCCATGGCCGCGTTGGGCGTAGATCAATACCGCGTCGACGGAAAACGGATCGACTTTCCATTTCCACCAGACACCGCTCTCCTTGGTGCGCCCGACACCGTAGGCCGCATCGACGGCCTTCAGCATCATGCCCTCCACGCCCAGCGCCCGCGAGGCTTCCCGTTGGCGCGCCAGGTCCTTCCAATCCTGGCCTTGCAACAGCGGCGACAGGACCAGGGCCGGGTCCTGGATCCCGCCCGCCAGGCGCTCCAGCGCGGCGCGCCGTTCCGCCTGCGCACGGCCGCGCCAGTCCTCGCCATCCAGTTCCAGCAGGTCGTAGGCCAGCAGGACGACGGGCGCGTCGGCCAGCAGCTTGGCGCCGACCGTCTTGCGCCCCAGCCGCTGCTGCAGATGGGCGAAGGGCTGTACCTTGTCTTCGCGCCAGACGACGATTTCGCCGTCCAGGACGGTGCCCTCCGGCAACCGATTGCCCAGGCGCATCAGTTCCGGGAAGCGCTCTGTGACCAGCTCCTCGCCGCGCGACCAGATCCAGGTCTGCTCGGCGCGCCGCACCACCTGGGCGCGGATGCCGTCCCACTTCCATTCGACCTGCCAGCGGGACGGCGGCCCGAGCAGTGCGTCGAAGGACGCGGGGTCGGCGTTCAGGGGATGGGCCAGGAAGAAAGGGTAAGGCTGGCCATCCACGCGGGCTTGGCCCTCATGGGTTACCGGCTCCAGCAGCCGGGCGAAGAGATCCGCGTGGGGACGCGCGCCGATGTCGGTATAGCCAATCAAGCGCTGCGCCATCTGGCGGGTTTCCACGCCCGCGACTTCCGCCAGCGCGCGGGTCAGCAGCAGTTTGGAGACGCCGACCCGCATCGCGCCCGTCATCAGCTTGGCGCAGACGAAGCGCCCGTGCTGGTCCAGTTTGCCGAAGAGATCGGTCAAGCGATACAGGATTTCCGCGGGCGGCAGGCCGCGCAGCGGCAGCAGCCTTTCTTCCACCCATTCCGCCAGGCCGGCCGTGTCCGATACGCCGGGATCCGGCAGCAACAGCGATAGCGTTTCCGCCAGATCGCCGACGGCCTGGTAGCTTTCCTCGAACAGCCATTCCGGGACCCCGGCCGCTTCGGTGATGAACTGGCGCAGGATCTTGGTCGGTACCAGCTGGCGCGGCTTGCCGCCCGCCAGGAAGTAAGCTGCCCACGCACCATCGGCCGGCGGCGCGTCACGGAAATAATCCCGCATGGCGGCCAGTTTGGCGTTGCTGGAGGTGGTCGCGTCCAGGCGCGTGTAGAGGTCGGCGAAGGCTTTCACGGCGTGCCCTCGCCTGCCTGGGCCCCGCCTTCGTCTTCTTCCGCGCCATACTCGGTGGTGAAGGACTCCGCACGCAGGCCCTGCTCGTTCAGCCAACGCACCAGCACGGCCGTGCTGCCATGGGTGACGATCACCCGTTGCGCGCCGGTCGCGGAGATGGCGCGCCCCAGTCCGGGCCAATCCGCATGGTCCGACATCACGAATCCGCGATCGACGCCGCGCCTGCGCCGCGCGCCGCGCAGGCGCATCCAGCCGCTGGCGAAGGCGTCGGCATGGTCGCCGAAACGGCGCATCCAGGGCGTGCCGCGCGCCGAAGGCGGCGCCAGCACCAGGGCGCGCCGCAGCGCATCGTCATCGCCCATCGCGGTGGCGGTGACGGTCGGCGGCAAGGCCACCCCCGATGCGCGATAGACGCGGTTGAGCGTTTCGACCGCCCCGTGCGTCACGATGGGCCCGATGGAGGCATCCAGGCCGTGCAGGATGCGCTGCGCCTTGCCGAAGGCATAGCAATACACGACGGACGGCCGCCCCTGAGCCGCATTGGCGGCCC
Above is a genomic segment from Bordetella genomosp. 11 containing:
- a CDS encoding LysR family transcriptional regulator, which translates into the protein MELDTLRKVNLNLLTVFELLMETRSATETAARLHTTQPGISRKLAELRRLLADPLFVLVRRQLVPTPRALEIRPIVREALATIGGILEDGDAFDPLKSARTFRIAARHTIEWMLAPGLRSYCDSHAPMVRFSFVNMQGVALPEKQLEDHSIDIALGRFEDVGGRFRTLALFDDDRVCLLRRGHPAARTKLTPANFCKLRFVTTTDMFGKDNEVDTWLHKAGFQRQFDLYVSSMSHVPLILLQTDLAVTMPRKLAMYIAQFHPLHVLELGFKLAKSHYNMVWHARWDDVPSHKWMRGAVEQLMTGSRIHT
- a CDS encoding ATP-dependent DNA ligase, with the translated sequence MKAFADLYTRLDATTSSNAKLAAMRDYFRDAPPADGAWAAYFLAGGKPRQLVPTKILRQFITEAAGVPEWLFEESYQAVGDLAETLSLLLPDPGVSDTAGLAEWVEERLLPLRGLPPAEILYRLTDLFGKLDQHGRFVCAKLMTGAMRVGVSKLLLTRALAEVAGVETRQMAQRLIGYTDIGARPHADLFARLLEPVTHEGQARVDGQPYPFFLAHPLNADPASFDALLGPPSRWQVEWKWDGIRAQVVRRAEQTWIWSRGEELVTERFPELMRLGNRLPEGTVLDGEIVVWREDKVQPFAHLQQRLGRKTVGAKLLADAPVVLLAYDLLELDGEDWRGRAQAERRAALERLAGGIQDPALVLSPLLQGQDWKDLARQREASRALGVEGMMLKAVDAAYGVGRTKESGVWWKWKVDPFSVDAVLIYAQRGHGRRASLYTDYTFAVWDAPPGTPDRRLVPFAKAYSGLTDQEIRQVDAIVRKTTVEKFGPVRSLEPTQVFELGFEGIARSTRHKSGIAVRFPRMLRWRQDKAPEDADTLETLAALLPEGTHTARATGSG
- a CDS encoding ligase-associated DNA damage response exonuclease, giving the protein MPSMDLIVARPEGLYCPPGDFYIDPWRPVDRAVITHAHSDHARAGHRHYLAAAPGAGVLRARVGDVDLDAVAYGEARVHNGVRLSLHPAGHVLGSAQVRLEYGGQVWVASGDYKLQADGTCDPFEPVPCDVFITESTFGLPIYRWDDVEAVRADINGWWAANAAQGRPSVVYCYAFGKAQRILHGLDASIGPIVTHGAVETLNRVYRASGVALPPTVTATAMGDDDALRRALVLAPPSARGTPWMRRFGDHADAFASGWMRLRGARRRRGVDRGFVMSDHADWPGLGRAISATGAQRVIVTHGSTAVLVRWLNEQGLRAESFTTEYGAEEDEGGAQAGEGTP